A window from Pseudomonas sp. MRSN 12121 encodes these proteins:
- a CDS encoding dipeptidase gives MSPAELHADSIVIDGLIIAKWNRELFEDMRKGGLTAANCTVSVWEGFQATVNNIASSQKLIRENSDLVMPVRTTADIRKAKELGKTGILFGFQNAHAYEDQIGYVEVFKQLGVGIVQMCYNTQNLVGTGCYERDGGLSGFGREIVAEMNRVGVMCDLSHVGSKTSEEVILESKKPVCYSHCLPSGLKEHPRNKSDEELKFIADHGGFVGVTMFAPFLAKGIDSTIDDYAEAIEYTMNIVGEDAIGIGTDFTQGHGQDFFEYLTHDKGYARRLTNFGKIINPLGIRTVGEFPNLTETLLKRGHSERVVRKIMGENWVNVLKDVWGE, from the coding sequence ATGAGCCCAGCCGAATTGCACGCCGACAGCATCGTTATCGACGGGCTGATCATTGCCAAGTGGAACCGCGAACTGTTCGAGGATATGCGCAAGGGCGGCCTGACCGCGGCCAACTGCACCGTGTCGGTGTGGGAAGGCTTCCAGGCGACGGTCAACAACATCGCCTCCAGCCAGAAACTGATCCGCGAAAACAGCGACCTGGTGATGCCGGTGCGCACCACCGCCGACATCCGCAAGGCCAAGGAACTGGGCAAGACCGGCATCCTTTTCGGCTTCCAGAACGCCCACGCCTACGAGGACCAGATCGGCTACGTCGAGGTGTTCAAGCAGCTGGGCGTGGGCATCGTGCAGATGTGCTACAACACCCAGAACCTGGTGGGCACCGGCTGCTACGAGCGCGACGGCGGCCTGTCGGGCTTCGGTCGCGAGATCGTCGCCGAAATGAACCGCGTCGGGGTGATGTGCGACCTGTCCCACGTCGGTTCCAAGACCAGCGAGGAAGTCATCCTCGAATCGAAGAAGCCGGTCTGCTATTCCCACTGCCTGCCGTCGGGCCTCAAGGAACACCCACGCAACAAGTCCGATGAAGAGCTGAAATTCATCGCCGACCACGGCGGTTTCGTCGGCGTGACCATGTTCGCGCCGTTCCTGGCCAAGGGCATCGATTCGACCATCGACGACTACGCCGAAGCCATCGAATACACCATGAACATCGTCGGCGAAGACGCCATCGGCATCGGCACCGACTTCACCCAGGGCCATGGCCAGGACTTCTTCGAATACCTGACCCACGACAAGGGCTACGCCCGCCGCCTGACCAACTTCGGCAAGATCATCAACCCGCTGGGCATCCGCACCGTGGGCGAGTTCCCGAACCTCACCGAGACCCTGCTCAAGCGCGGCCATTCCGAGCGCGTGGTGCGCAAGATTATGGGCGAGAACTGGGTCAACGTCCTCAAAGACGTTTGGGGCGAATAA
- a CDS encoding choline ABC transporter substrate-binding protein, protein MKRLISSCVLALSGTVFLSSGAMAADAASCQNVRLGVVNWTDVIATSAMAQVLLDGLGYKTKQTSASQQIIFAGIRDQRLDLFLGYWNPLMTQTITPFVEAKQVKVLAEPSLKDARATLAVPTYLADKGLKTFADIARFEKELGGKIYGIEPGSGANTQIKAMIAKNQFGLGKFQLVESSEAGMLAAVDRAVRRKEAVVFFGWAPHPMNVNVQMTYLTGSDDALGPNEGMATVWTVTAPAYAEQCPNVHRLLTNLSFSAEDESRMMQPLLDHKDALDSARQWLADHPQDKARWLEGVTTFDGKPAADHLKLTSQ, encoded by the coding sequence ATGAAACGACTGATCAGCAGCTGCGTCCTGGCACTCAGCGGTACCGTCTTTCTCAGTTCCGGCGCCATGGCCGCCGACGCCGCCAGTTGCCAGAACGTGCGCCTCGGCGTGGTCAACTGGACCGATGTGATCGCCACCAGCGCCATGGCCCAGGTACTGCTCGACGGCCTCGGCTACAAGACCAAGCAGACCAGCGCCTCGCAGCAGATCATTTTCGCCGGTATCCGCGACCAGCGCCTGGACCTGTTCCTCGGCTACTGGAACCCGCTGATGACCCAGACCATCACCCCGTTCGTCGAGGCCAAGCAGGTCAAGGTACTGGCCGAGCCCAGCCTCAAGGACGCCCGCGCCACCCTCGCCGTGCCCACCTACCTGGCGGACAAGGGCCTGAAGACTTTCGCCGACATCGCCAGGTTCGAGAAGGAACTGGGCGGCAAGATCTACGGCATCGAACCCGGCTCGGGCGCCAACACCCAGATCAAGGCGATGATCGCCAAGAACCAGTTCGGCCTGGGCAAGTTCCAGCTGGTCGAATCCAGCGAGGCCGGCATGCTCGCGGCGGTCGATCGCGCGGTGCGGCGCAAGGAAGCCGTGGTGTTCTTCGGCTGGGCGCCGCACCCGATGAACGTCAATGTGCAGATGACCTACCTCACCGGCAGCGACGACGCCCTGGGCCCGAACGAAGGCATGGCCACCGTGTGGACCGTCACCGCGCCGGCCTACGCCGAGCAGTGCCCGAACGTGCACCGGCTGCTGACCAACCTGAGCTTCAGCGCCGAGGACGAGAGCCGGATGATGCAACCGTTGCTCGACCACAAGGACGCCCTGGACTCGGCCAGGCAATGGCTGGCCGACCACCCGCAGGACAAGGCTCGCTGGCTCGAAGGCGTCACCACCTTCGACGGCAAGCCTGCCGCCGACCACCTGAAACTGACCAGCCAATAA
- a CDS encoding helix-turn-helix domain-containing protein, whose translation MTNAPTDIQIIKGADGQPAFVVIPYAQYVAQQKEPDLIPHDVVSRMVDGATPIRAWREHLHLTQDEVARRLGISQPAFAQQESVARPRRATREKIAAAFGIRADQLEL comes from the coding sequence GTGACGAACGCACCTACTGACATCCAGATCATCAAGGGCGCGGACGGCCAGCCGGCGTTCGTGGTCATCCCCTATGCGCAGTACGTGGCGCAGCAAAAGGAGCCGGACCTGATCCCCCACGACGTGGTCAGCCGCATGGTCGATGGCGCGACGCCAATCCGCGCCTGGCGCGAGCACCTGCACCTGACCCAGGACGAAGTCGCCCGGCGCCTGGGCATTTCCCAGCCGGCCTTCGCCCAGCAGGAAAGCGTCGCCCGGCCGCGCCGCGCCACCCGCGAGAAGATCGCCGCAGCCTTCGGCATTCGCGCCGACCAGCTGGAACTGTAA
- a CDS encoding thioesterase family protein, with product MPALTTYTTRISPDWVDYNGHLRDAFYLLIFSYATDALMDRLGMDSNHREASGNSLFTLELHLNYLHEVKLDTEVEVRTRIIGHDRKRLHLYHSLHKVGDDLELAGNEQMLLHVDLAGPRSAPFTEPVLERLQAIAAAQADLPAPAWIGRVIALPAGK from the coding sequence ATGCCCGCACTCACCACCTACACCACCCGCATCAGCCCCGATTGGGTCGATTACAACGGCCACCTGCGGGACGCCTTCTATTTGCTGATCTTCAGCTACGCCACCGACGCCCTGATGGACCGGCTGGGCATGGACAGCAACCACCGCGAAGCCAGCGGCAACTCGCTGTTCACCCTGGAGCTGCACCTCAATTACCTGCATGAGGTGAAGCTCGACACCGAGGTCGAAGTGCGTACCCGGATCATCGGCCACGACCGCAAGCGCCTGCACCTGTACCACAGCCTGCACAAAGTCGGCGACGACCTGGAACTGGCCGGCAACGAGCAGATGCTGCTCCACGTCGACCTCGCCGGCCCACGCTCGGCGCCGTTCACCGAGCCGGTGCTGGAACGCCTGCAAGCGATCGCCGCGGCCCAGGCCGATCTCCCCGCCCCCGCCTGGATCGGCCGGGTGATCGCCCTGCCGGCGGGAAAATAA
- a CDS encoding DUF5943 domain-containing protein, translating to MAKIAPQLPIEVDSETGVWTSDALPMLYVPRHFFVNNHMGIEEVLGAEAYAEILYKAGYKSAWHWCEKEAECHGLEGVAVFEHYMKRLSQRGWGLFKIQDIDLDKGTASVKLEHSAFVYVYGKVGRKVDYMFTGWFAGAMDQILAARGSKIRTVAEQVYGGSEEGHDDGLFTVKPL from the coding sequence ATGGCCAAGATCGCCCCGCAACTGCCCATCGAAGTCGACAGCGAAACCGGTGTCTGGACCTCCGACGCCCTGCCGATGCTGTACGTGCCGCGTCATTTCTTCGTCAACAACCACATGGGCATCGAGGAAGTGCTGGGCGCCGAGGCCTATGCCGAGATTCTCTACAAGGCCGGCTACAAGTCCGCCTGGCACTGGTGCGAAAAAGAAGCCGAATGCCACGGCCTGGAAGGCGTCGCGGTGTTCGAGCACTACATGAAGCGCCTGTCGCAGCGCGGCTGGGGCCTGTTCAAGATCCAGGACATCGACCTCGACAAGGGCACCGCCAGCGTCAAGCTCGAACACTCGGCCTTCGTCTATGTGTACGGCAAGGTCGGGCGCAAGGTCGACTACATGTTCACCGGCTGGTTCGCCGGCGCCATGGACCAGATCCTCGCCGCCCGTGGCAGCAAGATCCGCACCGTCGCCGAACAGGTCTACGGCGGTTCCGAAGAAGGTCACGACGATGGCCTGTTCACCGTCAAGCCGTTGTAA
- a CDS encoding gamma-butyrobetaine dioxygenase translates to MNTATAFADFRSYPLISALTAVQALADRVQVQWADGRASPFHHQWLRDNCPCPQCVYSVTREQVLEIVDVAEDLAPAASRIDAQGCLSIDWQDGHQSRFDPGWLRAHAYDDASRAERRARRPQSQLWDSRLPLPVFDYQALQDDPQALLQWLLALRDIGLTQVRGVPTEPGSLAQVARRIAFIRESNFGVLFNVQSKADADSNAYTAFNLPLHTDLPTRELQPGLQFLHCLVNDAEGGESIFVDGFAIADALRREDPEAFRALCEIPVEFRNKDRHSDYRCLAPVIALNAVGEVAEIRMANFLRGPFEAAVDDMPRLYRAYRRFIAMTREARFRLVRRLEPGELWCFDNRRTLHARNAFDPATGARHFQGCYIDRDELLSRILVLQR, encoded by the coding sequence GTGAATACCGCCACCGCTTTTGCCGACTTCCGCAGCTACCCGTTGATCAGCGCGTTGACCGCCGTACAAGCCCTGGCGGACCGTGTACAGGTGCAGTGGGCCGATGGCCGCGCCAGCCCCTTTCACCATCAGTGGCTGCGTGACAACTGCCCGTGCCCGCAATGCGTCTACAGCGTGACCCGCGAACAGGTGCTGGAGATCGTCGACGTCGCCGAGGACCTGGCGCCGGCCGCCAGCCGGATCGACGCACAGGGTTGCCTGAGCATCGACTGGCAGGACGGCCATCAGAGCCGCTTCGACCCGGGCTGGCTGCGCGCCCACGCCTATGACGACGCCAGCCGTGCCGAACGCCGCGCCCGCCGCCCGCAGAGCCAGTTGTGGGACAGCCGGTTGCCGCTGCCGGTGTTCGACTACCAGGCGCTGCAGGACGATCCGCAGGCGCTGCTGCAATGGTTGCTGGCCCTGCGCGACATCGGCCTCACGCAGGTGCGCGGCGTGCCCACCGAGCCGGGGTCGCTGGCCCAGGTCGCCCGGCGCATTGCGTTTATCCGCGAGAGCAATTTCGGCGTGCTGTTCAATGTGCAGTCCAAGGCCGATGCCGACAGCAACGCCTACACCGCCTTCAACCTGCCGCTGCACACCGACCTGCCGACCCGCGAACTGCAACCGGGCCTGCAGTTCCTGCATTGCCTGGTGAACGACGCCGAAGGCGGCGAAAGCATTTTCGTCGACGGTTTCGCCATCGCCGACGCCTTGCGCCGCGAGGACCCCGAGGCCTTTCGCGCGTTGTGCGAGATCCCCGTGGAATTTCGCAACAAGGACCGTCACAGCGACTACCGCTGCCTGGCGCCGGTGATCGCCTTGAACGCCGTGGGCGAAGTAGCGGAGATCCGCATGGCCAACTTCCTGCGCGGGCCGTTCGAGGCGGCGGTGGACGACATGCCCCGCCTCTACCGCGCCTACCGACGCTTCATCGCCATGACTCGCGAGGCGCGCTTTCGCCTGGTCCGGCGCCTGGAGCCTGGCGAGCTGTGGTGCTTCGACAATCGCCGCACCCTGCACGCGCGCAACGCCTTCGACCCCGCCACCGGCGCGCGGCATTTCCAGGGCTGCTACATCGACCGCGACGAGTTGCTGTCGCGGATCCTGGTGTTGCAGCGGTAG
- a CDS encoding lysozyme inhibitor LprI family protein: MKPIFLALALLATGVQAAEEADNSPCDSVEQDQQTLECATFNKTTAEQLLNDNLQGLLERLGTQYGSDKAQLADISAKVQAAQQLWQKQRDADCAIDTFPAKSGTKAYAIAQADCLARMSDERSEFLESIGQE; the protein is encoded by the coding sequence ATGAAACCGATCTTCCTGGCTTTGGCCCTGCTGGCGACTGGCGTACAGGCGGCCGAAGAAGCCGACAATTCCCCCTGCGACAGCGTCGAACAGGACCAACAGACCCTGGAATGCGCCACCTTCAACAAGACCACCGCCGAGCAACTGCTCAACGACAACCTGCAAGGCCTGCTCGAACGCCTGGGCACGCAGTACGGCAGCGACAAGGCACAACTGGCCGACATCAGCGCCAAGGTCCAGGCCGCCCAGCAGCTGTGGCAGAAACAGCGCGACGCCGATTGCGCCATCGATACCTTCCCCGCCAAATCCGGCACCAAGGCCTACGCCATTGCCCAGGCCGACTGCCTGGCGCGCATGAGCGACGAACGGTCGGAGTTTCTTGAATCGATCGGGCAGGAATAA
- a CDS encoding DUF3010 family protein codes for MSICGIEIKGSEAIFAIATLQDGAPHHQANACKKIALDDDDEAANVKAFATQVAAFVRDNGITRIAIKKRSKKGEFAGGPTTFKIEGVLQLLDGCEVTLLSPQTINAQVKKHNLDLPATLNKYQHEAYKTACSALLKK; via the coding sequence ATGAGCATCTGCGGCATCGAGATCAAAGGCAGCGAAGCCATCTTCGCCATCGCCACCCTGCAAGACGGCGCACCGCACCACCAGGCCAACGCCTGCAAGAAAATCGCCCTGGACGACGATGACGAAGCGGCCAACGTCAAGGCCTTCGCCACCCAGGTCGCCGCCTTCGTACGCGACAACGGCATCACCCGCATCGCCATCAAGAAACGCAGCAAGAAAGGCGAATTCGCCGGCGGCCCGACCACCTTCAAGATCGAAGGCGTACTCCAGTTGCTGGACGGCTGCGAGGTAACCCTGCTGTCGCCGCAGACCATCAATGCGCAGGTCAAGAAGCACAATCTCGACCTGCCGGCGACGCTGAACAAGTATCAGCACGAGGCGTACAAGACCGCCTGCTCCGCCCTCTTGAAGAAGTAG
- a CDS encoding 3-keto-5-aminohexanoate cleavage protein produces the protein MNHDVIITCALTGAGDTTAKSPHVPVTPKQIAAAAVEAAKAGATVVHCHVRDPQTGKFSRDVALYREVMERIREADVDIIVNLTAGMGGDLEIGAGENPMEFGPNTDLVGPLTRLAHVEELLPEICTLDCGTLNFGDGDTIYVSTPAQLRAGAKRIQELGVKAELEIFDTGHLWFAKQMIKEGLLDNPLFQLCLGIPWGAPADTTTMKAMVDNLPADAVWAGFGIGRMQMPMAAQAVLLGGNVRVGLEDNLWLDKGVLATNGQLVERASEILSRLGARVLTPAEGRARMGLSKRG, from the coding sequence ATGAACCACGACGTCATCATCACCTGCGCACTCACCGGTGCTGGCGACACCACCGCCAAGAGCCCGCACGTGCCGGTCACCCCGAAACAGATCGCGGCCGCCGCGGTGGAGGCCGCCAAGGCCGGCGCCACGGTGGTCCACTGCCACGTCCGCGACCCGCAAACCGGCAAGTTCAGCCGCGATGTCGCGCTGTACCGGGAAGTGATGGAGCGCATCCGCGAGGCGGACGTGGACATCATCGTCAACCTCACCGCCGGCATGGGCGGCGACCTGGAGATCGGCGCCGGCGAGAACCCCATGGAGTTCGGCCCCAACACCGACCTGGTAGGCCCGCTGACCCGCCTGGCCCACGTCGAGGAACTGCTGCCGGAAATCTGCACCCTGGACTGCGGCACCCTGAACTTCGGCGACGGCGACACCATTTACGTGTCCACCCCGGCGCAGCTGCGCGCCGGAGCCAAGCGCATCCAGGAACTGGGAGTGAAGGCCGAGCTGGAAATCTTCGACACCGGCCACCTGTGGTTCGCCAAGCAGATGATCAAGGAAGGCCTGCTGGACAACCCGCTGTTCCAGCTGTGCCTGGGCATTCCCTGGGGCGCGCCGGCCGATACCACCACCATGAAGGCCATGGTCGACAACCTCCCCGCGGACGCGGTCTGGGCCGGCTTCGGCATCGGCCGCATGCAGATGCCGATGGCCGCACAGGCGGTGCTGCTGGGCGGCAACGTGCGGGTCGGCCTGGAGGACAACCTGTGGCTGGACAAGGGCGTACTGGCGACCAACGGCCAGTTGGTGGAGCGCGCCAGCGAGATCCTCAGCCGCCTTGGCGCCCGCGTCCTGACCCCGGCCGAGGGCCGGGCCAGGATGGGCCTGAGCAAGCGTGGCTGA
- a CDS encoding L-carnitine dehydrogenase has translation MSFITEIKTFAALGSGVIGSGWVSRALAHGLDVVAWDPAPGAEAALRKRVANAWGALEKQGLAPGASQDRLRFVATIEECVKDADFIQESAPERLELKLELHAKISAAAKPDALIGSSTSGLLPSEFYESATHPQRCVVGHPFNPVYLLPLVEVVGGKHTAPEAVQAAIKVYESLSMRPLHVRKEVPGFIADRLLEALWREALHLVNDGVASTGEIDDAIRFGAGLRWSFMGTFLTYTLAGGDAGMRHFMAQFGPALQLPWTYLPAPELTDKLIDDVVEGTAEQLGQHSISALERYRDDCLLAVLDAVKTTKAKHGMSFSE, from the coding sequence ATGAGCTTTATCACCGAGATCAAAACCTTCGCCGCCCTGGGCAGCGGTGTCATCGGCAGCGGCTGGGTGTCCCGCGCCCTCGCCCACGGCCTGGACGTGGTGGCCTGGGACCCGGCCCCCGGTGCCGAGGCGGCCCTGCGCAAGCGCGTGGCCAATGCCTGGGGCGCCCTGGAGAAGCAGGGCCTGGCGCCGGGCGCCTCGCAGGATCGCCTGCGCTTTGTCGCGACCATCGAGGAATGCGTGAAAGACGCCGACTTCATCCAGGAAAGCGCGCCGGAACGCCTGGAACTGAAGCTGGAGCTGCACGCCAAGATCAGCGCCGCGGCCAAGCCCGACGCCCTGATCGGCTCCAGCACCTCCGGCCTGCTGCCGAGCGAGTTCTACGAGAGCGCCACCCACCCGCAACGCTGCGTGGTCGGCCACCCGTTCAATCCGGTGTACCTGCTGCCGCTGGTGGAGGTGGTCGGCGGCAAGCACACCGCCCCCGAGGCCGTGCAGGCGGCGATCAAGGTCTATGAGTCCCTCAGCATGCGCCCGCTGCACGTGCGCAAGGAAGTCCCCGGCTTCATCGCCGACCGTCTGCTGGAAGCGCTGTGGCGCGAAGCCCTGCACCTGGTCAACGACGGCGTCGCCAGCACCGGCGAGATCGACGACGCGATCCGCTTCGGCGCCGGCCTGCGCTGGTCGTTCATGGGCACCTTCCTGACCTACACCCTGGCCGGGGGCGATGCCGGCATGCGCCACTTCATGGCCCAGTTCGGCCCGGCGCTGCAACTACCATGGACCTACCTGCCGGCGCCGGAGCTGACCGACAAGCTGATCGACGATGTGGTCGAGGGCACCGCCGAGCAGTTGGGCCAGCACAGCATTTCGGCGCTGGAACGCTATCGTGATGACTGCCTGCTGGCGGTGCTGGACGCGGTGAAGACTACCAAGGCCAAGCACGGCATGAGCTTCAGCGAGTAA
- a CDS encoding type II toxin-antitoxin system RelE/ParE family toxin produces MNSILWTRKAVKQLLRLHSAHQVQIRDAVTLLEDMPDTGNVKALSGYAYAYRLRVGNYRVLFDWDGAIRVVSIQEVKKRDERTY; encoded by the coding sequence ATGAACAGCATCCTGTGGACCCGCAAGGCCGTCAAACAACTGCTGCGATTGCACAGCGCCCATCAGGTACAGATCCGCGACGCGGTGACCTTGCTCGAAGACATGCCCGATACCGGCAACGTCAAGGCACTCAGCGGCTATGCCTATGCCTACCGCTTGCGGGTGGGCAACTATCGAGTCCTGTTCGACTGGGACGGCGCTATCCGAGTGGTCAGTATCCAAGAGGTCAAGAAACGTGACGAACGCACCTACTGA
- a CDS encoding GlxA family transcriptional regulator, whose translation MSQDFYFLLMPGFSAIGFISAIEPLRVANRFRGELYRWHVLSADGGAVLASNGMSVNADAALEPLKKGATLLVVAGFEPLKFASPALVHWLRRLDVEGVTLGGIDTGSVVLAEAGLLEGHRVTLHWEAIEAFKESYPQLSVTQELFEIDRRRITSAGGTASIDMMLDLIGQAHGPELAIQVSEQFVLGRIRPRKDHQRMEVATRYGIRNKKLVQVIGDMEQHSEPPLSTLQLAESIKVTRRQLERLFRLHLNDTPSNFYLGLRLEKARQLLRQTDMSVLEVSIACGFESPSYFTRSYRARFAQCPREDRRQSQKA comes from the coding sequence ATGTCCCAGGATTTCTATTTCTTGCTGATGCCGGGCTTCTCGGCCATCGGGTTCATCTCGGCCATCGAGCCGCTGCGCGTGGCCAATCGCTTTCGCGGCGAGCTGTACCGCTGGCATGTACTGAGCGCCGATGGCGGCGCGGTGCTGGCTAGCAATGGCATGTCGGTCAACGCCGATGCGGCCCTGGAACCGTTGAAAAAAGGCGCGACCCTGCTGGTGGTGGCCGGCTTCGAACCGCTGAAGTTCGCCAGCCCTGCGCTGGTGCACTGGTTGCGCCGCCTGGATGTGGAAGGCGTGACCCTGGGCGGCATCGACACCGGCAGCGTGGTCCTGGCCGAGGCCGGGTTGCTCGAAGGCCACCGGGTGACCCTGCACTGGGAGGCGATCGAGGCGTTCAAGGAGTCCTATCCGCAGCTGAGCGTGACCCAGGAGCTGTTCGAGATCGACCGGCGGCGTATCACCTCGGCCGGCGGCACCGCGTCCATCGACATGATGCTCGACCTGATCGGCCAGGCCCACGGCCCGGAACTGGCGATCCAGGTCAGCGAGCAGTTCGTGCTCGGGCGCATCCGCCCGCGCAAGGACCACCAGCGCATGGAAGTCGCCACGCGCTACGGTATTCGCAACAAGAAGCTGGTGCAGGTGATCGGCGACATGGAGCAGCACAGCGAGCCGCCGCTGAGCACCCTGCAGTTGGCCGAGTCGATCAAGGTCACCCGGCGCCAGCTCGAGCGCCTGTTCCGCCTGCACCTGAACGACACCCCGAGCAATTTCTACCTGGGGCTGCGCCTGGAAAAGGCCCGGCAGCTGCTGCGCCAGACCGACATGAGCGTGCTGGAAGTCAGCATCGCCTGCGGCTTCGAATCACCCTCCTATTTCACCCGCAGCTACCGCGCGCGTTTTGCCCAGTGCCCGCGGGAGGATCGGCGCCAAAGCCAGAAGGCCTGA
- the dgcA gene encoding dimethylglycine demethylation protein DgcA, translating to MAFEAMFQPIQIGKLTIRNRVLSTAHAEVYATDGGMTTDRYVKYYEEKAKGGIGLAICGGSSVVAIDSPQEWWSSVNLSTDRIIPHFQNLADAMHKHGAKIMIQITHMGRRSRWDGFNWPTLMSPSGIREPVHRATCKTIEVEEIWRVIGNYAQAARRAKAGGLDGVELSAVHQHMIDQFWSPRVNKRTDEWGGSFEGRMKFGLEVLKAVRAEVGDDFCVGMRICGDEFHPDGLSHEDMKQIAKYYDDTGMLDFIGVVGSGCDTHNTLANVIPNMSYPPEPFLHLAAGIKEVVKVPVLHAQNIKDPNQATRILEGGYVDMVGMTRAHIADPHLIAKIKMGQVDQIKQCVGANYCIDRQYQGLDVLCIQNAATSREYMGVPHIIEKSTGPKRKVVIVGAGPAGMESARVAAERGHDVTLFEKKEAIGGQITTAAKAPQRDQIAGITRWYQLELARLKVDLRLGTAADAATILDLRPDIVVLAVGGHPFLEQNEHWGAAEGLVVSSWDVLDGKVAPGKNVLVYDTICEFTGMSVADFLADKGSQVEIVTDDIKPGVAIGGTSFPTYYRSMYPKEVIMTGDMMLEKVYREGDKLVAVLENEYTGAKEERVVDQVVVENGVRPDEALYYALKEGSRNKGQVDVEALFAIKPQPSLSQAGDGYLLFRIGDCVAQRNTHAAIYDALRICKDF from the coding sequence ATGGCTTTCGAAGCGATGTTCCAGCCGATCCAGATCGGCAAACTGACCATCCGCAACCGCGTGCTCAGCACCGCGCACGCCGAGGTCTACGCCACCGACGGCGGCATGACCACCGACCGCTACGTGAAATATTACGAAGAGAAGGCCAAGGGCGGCATCGGCCTGGCGATCTGCGGCGGCTCGTCGGTGGTGGCCATCGACAGTCCGCAGGAATGGTGGAGCTCGGTGAACCTGTCCACCGACCGCATCATCCCGCACTTCCAGAACCTGGCCGACGCCATGCACAAGCATGGCGCCAAGATCATGATCCAGATTACCCACATGGGTCGGCGCTCGCGCTGGGACGGCTTCAACTGGCCGACCCTGATGTCGCCGTCGGGCATCCGCGAACCGGTGCACCGCGCCACCTGCAAGACCATCGAGGTGGAAGAGATCTGGCGGGTGATCGGCAACTACGCCCAGGCCGCGCGCCGGGCCAAGGCCGGCGGCCTGGACGGCGTCGAGCTGTCTGCCGTGCACCAGCACATGATCGACCAGTTCTGGAGCCCGCGGGTCAACAAGCGGACCGACGAATGGGGCGGCAGTTTCGAAGGCCGGATGAAGTTCGGCCTGGAAGTGCTCAAGGCGGTGCGCGCCGAAGTCGGCGACGACTTCTGCGTGGGCATGCGTATCTGCGGTGACGAATTCCACCCGGACGGCCTGTCCCACGAGGACATGAAGCAGATCGCCAAGTATTACGACGACACCGGCATGCTCGACTTCATCGGCGTCGTGGGCTCGGGTTGCGACACCCACAACACCCTGGCCAACGTGATTCCGAACATGAGTTATCCACCGGAGCCGTTCCTGCACCTGGCCGCCGGGATCAAGGAAGTGGTCAAGGTCCCGGTGCTGCACGCGCAGAACATCAAGGACCCGAACCAGGCTACCCGTATCCTGGAAGGCGGCTATGTCGACATGGTCGGCATGACCCGCGCGCATATCGCCGACCCGCACCTGATCGCCAAGATCAAGATGGGCCAGGTCGACCAGATCAAGCAGTGCGTGGGCGCCAACTACTGCATCGACCGTCAGTACCAGGGCCTGGATGTGCTGTGCATCCAGAACGCCGCGACCTCCCGTGAATACATGGGCGTGCCGCACATTATCGAGAAATCCACCGGGCCGAAACGCAAGGTGGTGATCGTCGGGGCCGGCCCGGCGGGCATGGAATCGGCGCGGGTGGCGGCCGAGCGCGGCCACGATGTGACCCTGTTCGAGAAGAAAGAAGCCATCGGCGGGCAAATCACCACCGCCGCCAAGGCGCCGCAACGCGACCAGATCGCCGGCATCACCCGCTGGTACCAGCTGGAGCTGGCGCGGCTGAAGGTCGACCTGCGCCTGGGCACCGCGGCCGACGCCGCGACCATTCTCGACCTGCGTCCGGACATCGTGGTGCTGGCCGTCGGCGGGCATCCGTTCCTCGAGCAGAACGAACACTGGGGCGCCGCCGAAGGGCTGGTGGTCAGCAGCTGGGACGTGCTCGACGGCAAGGTCGCGCCGGGCAAGAACGTGCTGGTCTACGACACCATCTGCGAATTCACCGGCATGTCGGTGGCCGACTTCCTTGCCGACAAGGGCAGCCAGGTCGAGATCGTCACCGACGACATCAAGCCGGGCGTGGCCATCGGCGGTACGTCGTTCCCGACCTACTACCGCAGCATGTACCCGAAAGAAGTGATCATGACCGGCGACATGATGCTGGAAAAGGTCTACCGCGAAGGCGACAAGCTGGTGGCGGTGCTGGAGAACGAATACACCGGCGCCAAGGAAGAACGCGTGGTCGACCAGGTGGTGGTGGAGAACGGCGTGCGGCCTGACGAAGCGCTCTACTACGCGCTCAAGGAAGGCTCGCGCAACAAGGGCCAGGTCGATGTCGAGGCGCTGTTCGCGATCAAGCCGCAGCCTTCGTTGAGCCAGGCGGGCGACGGTTACCTGCTGTTCCGCATCGGCGACTGCGTGGCCCAGCGCAACACCCACGCGGCCATCTACGACGCCCTGCGGATCTGCAAGGACTTCTAA